Proteins encoded by one window of Plasmodium falciparum 3D7 genome assembly, chromosome: 4:
- a CDS encoding rifin — protein sequence MKVHYINILLFELPLNILIYNQRNHYITRTPKTNTRTLCECELYAPSNYDNDQEMKEVMQQFEVRTSQRFHEYDESLQSKRMQCKDKCDKEIQKIILKDKLEKELMDKFATLQTDIQNDAIPTCVCEKSLADKVEKTCLKCGGLLGGGVAPGWGLISGLGYVGWTNYVTQTALQKGIEAVISYLEQIPGITDLPGFNLANIINPKNYSSSSLIIQAIDAAAGPICDVPVNESLKFCVLSSYNESTIIKQVSGGAESAAAFGEETASAEVAKFVPKTTILTNTITTSFIVIVVIVLIMVIIYLILRYRRKKKMKKKLQYIKLLEE from the exons atgaaagtccattatattaatatattattgtttgagcttccattaaatatattg atatataatcaAAGGAACCATTACATCACACGTACACCGAAAACAAACACTAGGACATTATGCGAATGTGAATTGTATGCACCATCAAACTATGATAATGACCAAGAAATGAAAGAAGTAATGCAACAATTTGAGGTTCGTACGTCACAAAGATTTCACGAATATGATGAAAGTTTGCAAAGTAAACGAATGCAATGTAAAGATAAATGCGAtaaagaaatacaaaaaattattttaaaagataaattggaaaaagaattaatggACAAATTTGCCACATTACAAACtgatatacaaaatgatgCTATTCCCACATGTGTTTGCGAAAAGTCGTTAGCAGATAAAGTGGAAAAAACATGTTTAAAATGTGGAGGTTTATTGGGAGGTGGTGTTGCACCCGGTTGGGGTTTGATCAGCGGTTTAGGTTATGTAGGATGGACAAATTATGTTACACAAACGGCTCTGCAAAAGGGTATTGAGGCTGTCATTTCATATTTAGAACAAATACCTGGTATAACTGATTTACCGGGTTTTAATTTggcaaatattattaatccAAAAAACTATTCATCAAGTAGCTTGATAATTCAAGCTATAGATGCGGCAGCTGGACCCATATGTGATGTTCCAGTTAACGAATCTCTTAAATTTTGTGTGCTTTCATCATATAATGAGAGCACTATAATTAAACAGGTATCCGGTGGTGCAGAATCGGCTGCTGCATTTGGTGAAGAAACAGCCTCTGCTGAAGTTGCCAAATTTGTACCAAAAACTACTATATTAACTAATACTATAACTACTTCCTTTATTGTTATAGTAGTTATAGTTTTAATTAtggtaattatttatttaattttacgttatcgacgaaaaaaaaaaatgaagaaaaaactgCAATATATCAAATTATTAGAAGAATAG